In Candidatus Zixiibacteriota bacterium, one genomic interval encodes:
- a CDS encoding GAF domain-containing protein, with protein MSAKKKLFAGIRQEIDNILAGNGARDQKLAEICKVLNRQLPHNDWVGFYLVNPDHPRELVLGPFVGAPTEHVRIPFGKGICGQAAESEEVFVVDDVTLETNYLSCSPFVKSEIVLPIFRNGEVVGELDIDSHKTGNFDDEDRAFLAELCERLSSIL; from the coding sequence ATGAGCGCAAAAAAAAAGCTCTTCGCCGGCATCAGGCAGGAAATTGACAATATCCTTGCGGGCAACGGCGCCCGCGACCAGAAACTTGCCGAAATCTGCAAAGTTCTTAACCGTCAACTGCCGCACAATGACTGGGTCGGGTTTTATCTGGTCAATCCGGACCATCCCCGCGAGCTGGTCCTGGGTCCTTTTGTCGGCGCTCCGACCGAGCATGTCAGGATTCCCTTCGGCAAAGGTATCTGTGGCCAGGCTGCTGAGAGCGAGGAAGTTTTTGTCGTCGATGATGTCACCTTGGAGACTAACTATCTCTCCTGCAGCCCCTTTGTTAAATCAGAAATTGTCCTCCCGATATTTCGTAACGGCGAAGTTGTCGGGGAACTCGATATTGATTCTCATAAGACCGGGAATTTCGATGATGAAGACAGAGCCTTCCTCGCCGAGCTCTGCGAAAGACTTTCGTCGATTCTTTAA
- a CDS encoding TusE/DsrC/DsvC family sulfur relay protein, with protein MGELVYRNRHYKVDDDGFLLNPAQWDANFAEGMASKLQIPQGLTGEHWRIINFIRDTYLKIGRCPLVYQTCKLNGIHLKELKALFPTGYLRGACKLAGISYREGYMEGFPAEGEIPDRESTTAEKTYEVDLRGFLVDPHDWDEQYALFKAYEMKMPEKLNESHWQIIRFLREFFRKNHRVPTVYETCESLRLSIEELERLFPDGYHRGAVKIAGLRVR; from the coding sequence ATGGGTGAGTTGGTGTATCGCAACAGGCATTACAAAGTCGATGACGACGGTTTTCTTCTAAATCCTGCTCAATGGGATGCCAACTTTGCCGAGGGGATGGCATCAAAACTGCAAATTCCCCAGGGCCTGACCGGCGAGCATTGGCGTATAATCAACTTCATCCGCGATACCTACTTGAAAATTGGTCGCTGCCCCCTGGTGTATCAGACCTGCAAATTGAATGGCATACATCTGAAAGAATTGAAGGCGCTGTTCCCGACCGGCTATCTGCGCGGCGCCTGCAAGCTTGCCGGAATCAGTTACCGGGAAGGGTACATGGAAGGGTTCCCAGCGGAAGGAGAGATACCCGACCGGGAGAGCACGACCGCCGAAAAGACCTACGAAGTCGATCTGCGGGGTTTTCTGGTTGACCCGCATGACTGGGATGAGCAATACGCCCTTTTCAAGGCGTACGAAATGAAAATGCCGGAAAAACTTAACGAAAGCCACTGGCAGATTATCAGATTCCTGCGGGAATTTTTCCGGAAAAACCACCGGGTTCCCACCGTATACGAAACTTGCGAATCTTTGCGCCTGAGCATCGAGGAACTGGAACGACTATTCCCCGATGGATATCATCGGGGCGCTGTCAAGATAGCGGGTCTTCGGGTGCGCTGA
- a CDS encoding tetratricopeptide repeat protein produces MKSRFRISNICKMSAMMKAIVFLITYVGLTGGEMSLAQVDSSQFYSQKATEYFQQKNYSQALRAVDRALAFSPENADFLVQRGIINGAWGRYEDAVKDFSVAIALDQTITDAYYSRGLARERSGKIEEAINDYTLTISVDSQYAPAYYNRGILHFNKGLYDLAINDFLDAVRLNPTNAHAFLNLGHAYRQKNNDEMAERNYTRAAELNPSYAEAFYSRGQVRYDLKKYAAAAEDFKQASILKPQMANAFYNLGATYEWMKKYDDALAAFQDYLKHAPKEDFERIEFVREKMKDIERKKSGVPSDAPLAPTIKR; encoded by the coding sequence ATGAAAAGCAGATTCAGAATCTCTAATATATGTAAGATGTCGGCGATGATGAAAGCAATCGTCTTCTTGATAACATATGTCGGGCTGACCGGCGGCGAAATGTCGCTGGCGCAGGTTGATTCCTCGCAATTCTACTCTCAAAAGGCGACCGAGTATTTTCAGCAGAAGAATTACAGTCAGGCGTTGCGGGCAGTTGACCGGGCGCTGGCTTTTTCCCCTGAGAATGCTGATTTCCTTGTCCAGCGGGGAATCATAAATGGGGCTTGGGGGCGCTATGAAGATGCGGTTAAAGACTTTTCTGTGGCGATAGCCCTGGACCAGACCATTACGGACGCCTACTACAGCCGGGGATTGGCGCGAGAACGGAGCGGGAAGATTGAGGAAGCGATTAACGACTACACGCTGACAATTTCGGTCGATTCGCAGTATGCTCCGGCGTATTATAATCGCGGGATTCTTCATTTCAACAAAGGGCTTTATGATTTAGCCATCAATGATTTTCTGGATGCGGTTCGCCTGAATCCAACCAACGCCCATGCTTTCCTGAATCTGGGACACGCCTATCGTCAGAAGAACAACGACGAGATGGCGGAACGGAATTATACGCGCGCCGCAGAACTGAATCCGTCATATGCCGAGGCATTTTACAGCCGGGGGCAGGTTCGTTACGACTTGAAGAAATATGCGGCGGCGGCCGAAGATTTCAAGCAAGCCTCTATCCTGAAACCTCAGATGGCAAACGCCTTTTATAATCTGGGGGCGACCTACGAGTGGATGAAGAAATATGACGATGCCCTGGCGGCGTTTCAGGATTACTTGAAACACGCTCCCAAAGAAGATTTTGAACGAATCGAATTCGTTCGGGAGAAGATGAAAGATATTGAGCGGAAGAAATCGGGGGTGCCCTCCGATGCCCCTCTGGCTCCGACCATCAAGCGTTAG
- a CDS encoding TIM barrel protein: MIKRNYRFGFSTTLDYTVDIFEQIDIYATSGVSFFSIGADREHSGIFRDEYFQEVQEKSMERGIEIISLHAPFGGDYDLAATDNGARQRAIDLTLEFAEKAAEHSISSMIIHPHHFFDDSKEACLGRSAGAVERVLAGAPLEVKIIVENLPDSRGSWICGRLLDIFGPSRLGFCYDSSHENMSGEPFHLLRRYYNRIETTHLSDNLGVRDDHLPPGEGKIDWESLAELIKKSELRDILFEVGTGEQLSEPPRVVVRGTLEFAEKLFNKS; the protein is encoded by the coding sequence ATGATTAAGCGAAATTACCGGTTCGGTTTTTCCACTACTCTCGACTATACCGTTGATATTTTTGAGCAAATCGATATTTATGCCACAAGTGGGGTTTCATTTTTCTCAATTGGCGCTGACCGGGAGCACTCCGGCATCTTCAGAGATGAGTATTTCCAGGAAGTGCAGGAAAAGTCAATGGAGCGCGGCATTGAGATAATTTCGCTCCATGCCCCTTTTGGCGGCGACTATGACCTGGCGGCGACAGATAATGGCGCCCGACAGCGAGCGATTGATTTGACCCTGGAATTCGCGGAAAAAGCGGCCGAACATTCAATTTCATCGATGATAATTCACCCGCATCACTTTTTTGATGATTCCAAAGAAGCCTGCCTGGGTCGCTCGGCGGGAGCGGTAGAAAGAGTTCTGGCGGGGGCGCCGCTGGAGGTAAAGATTATTGTTGAGAATCTCCCTGACAGCCGCGGCTCCTGGATCTGCGGGCGGCTTCTCGATATCTTCGGTCCCTCACGGCTGGGATTCTGCTACGATAGTTCGCACGAAAATATGAGCGGGGAACCGTTTCATCTTCTGCGTCGCTATTACAACCGGATAGAGACGACTCATCTGTCGGACAATCTCGGTGTCAGAGATGACCACCTCCCGCCCGGCGAGGGGAAAATCGACTGGGAGAGTTTAGCGGAATTGATAAAGAAATCGGAGTTGCGCGATATACTATTTGAGGTCGGCACCGGCGAGCAACTATCCGAGCCGCCGAGAGTGGTAGTCAGAGGGACGCTCGAATTTGCCGAAAAATTGTTCAACAAATCCTGA
- the cysK gene encoding cysteine synthase A, translating into MPKIAGDITELIGNTPLIYLHRLSNGLPGTVVGKLESFNPCSSVKDRIAISMLDDAEKKGFITKDTVIIEPTSGNTGIALAFIAAARGYKLVLTMPETMSIERRNLLKAFGADLILTPGPDGMPGAVKKAEELVSSTPHAFMPQQFKNPANPFIHRTTTGPEIWQDTDGAVDILVSGVGTGGTITGAGEYLKTRKSSIKLIAVEPEASPVLSKGERGPHPIQGIGAGFKPDVLNLEIVDEIITVSNEESIRTTHRLVREEGILAGISSGANVAAALRVAARKENEGKMIVTFICDTGERYLSTPTFTELA; encoded by the coding sequence ATGCCTAAGATTGCGGGCGATATTACCGAGCTTATTGGAAATACCCCACTGATATATCTTCACAGATTGAGTAACGGCCTGCCGGGAACGGTGGTGGGCAAACTGGAGTCGTTTAACCCCTGCTCTTCGGTCAAAGACCGGATAGCGATTTCGATGCTTGATGACGCCGAAAAAAAGGGATTTATCACCAAGGATACCGTGATAATAGAGCCGACATCAGGAAACACCGGAATCGCGCTGGCTTTCATAGCGGCCGCGCGCGGATATAAATTAGTCTTGACCATGCCGGAAACGATGTCAATTGAGAGGCGTAATCTGCTTAAGGCTTTCGGCGCCGACCTGATATTGACCCCGGGACCGGATGGCATGCCGGGAGCGGTCAAAAAGGCGGAAGAACTGGTGTCAAGCACTCCCCATGCTTTTATGCCGCAGCAGTTCAAAAACCCTGCCAATCCTTTTATTCACCGCACTACGACCGGACCGGAAATCTGGCAGGATACCGACGGAGCCGTTGATATTCTGGTTTCGGGGGTCGGAACGGGCGGCACGATTACGGGGGCAGGTGAATATCTCAAGACCAGAAAGTCATCGATAAAGCTGATTGCGGTTGAGCCTGAAGCGTCTCCAGTGTTGAGTAAAGGGGAGCGGGGACCACATCCGATTCAGGGGATTGGAGCCGGCTTTAAGCCCGACGTTCTCAATCTGGAAATCGTTGATGAGATCATTACTGTCAGTAATGAAGAGTCAATAAGAACAACCCATCGTCTGGTACGGGAAGAAGGGATTTTGGCCGGTATCTCCTCCGGCGCCAATGTGGCCGCCGCCTTGAGGGTCGCTGCCCGGAAGGAAAACGAAGGGAAAATGATTGTGACGTTTATTTGCGACACCGGTGAGCGATATCTCTCGACTCCGACCTTTACAGAACTGGCTTGA
- a CDS encoding Rrf2 family transcriptional regulator: MLSLKAQYGLRAVVSLASHYGKGPLQAKEIATSQGVPVRYLELLLSQLRRARIVDATRGKNGGYILAKEPASITVLDVVTAFEGRVIISPMRDEKEKEGNPGSLSFIWKEAEKRVVEYLGSLNIAEVLELIQSNKEMYFI; the protein is encoded by the coding sequence ATGCTTTCATTAAAAGCACAATACGGATTGCGGGCGGTCGTTTCGTTGGCTTCCCACTACGGCAAAGGTCCCCTGCAAGCCAAAGAGATTGCTACCTCACAAGGGGTTCCGGTCCGCTACCTGGAACTTCTGCTGTCTCAGTTGCGGCGGGCGCGGATAGTCGACGCCACCCGGGGGAAGAACGGCGGCTATATTCTGGCAAAGGAGCCGGCGTCGATTACGGTTCTTGATGTGGTAACGGCCTTTGAAGGAAGAGTTATCATATCGCCGATGAGAGATGAAAAGGAGAAGGAAGGGAATCCCGGCTCCTTATCTTTCATTTGGAAGGAAGCCGAGAAACGAGTGGTTGAATATCTCGGCTCGCTTAATATAGCGGAAGTTCTGGAGTTGATTCAATCCAATAAAGAGATGTATTTCATTTAG
- a CDS encoding cytochrome b/b6 domain-containing protein translates to MPDENTRQIARGKGLWVLLLAIILMPILSLAQTGAPSNEDCLTCHDQSSGEAAPTFDSALSTSEHKGFNCVDCHADITEVPHPEKLQKVDCGTCHSSEAEIYKYHGRLEVPDGEDIPGCADCHGRHDILKSTERHSRVNPQNLPGTCGNCHENLDLIRKHEILYGDAVRVYGGSVHGKASRGGVYSAATCNDCHSANGTAHKILAPNNPESPINHFNIPKTCGQCHRNIENDYWEGIHGKLVARGQTDAPVCTKCHGEHGIIAPSDPRSPVSPVRLAEATCSPCHESAYLNEKYGIPTGRLRSFVDSYHGLKSKAGDLTVANCASCHGAHRILPHTDPTSSIHPANLQATCGECHPKISAEMAKAPIHGTPGISQTPVARVVGNFYIVVIVLIIGAMIIHWLIDLRKQIKNVVLKPQIRRMTTNEVLQHTFLMITFIALVVTGFSLRYSESWWVQLLFGREKGFFLRGIIHRVSAVLFIISVVWHLLYLFSPRGRQFFRDIFPVKEDFRQFFQMIKYNLGIKGVEKPAFGRFSYIEKAEYWALVWGTVIMIISGFFLWFDNIAVQWFPKGFLDVMLVIHFYEAWLATLAILIWHMYSTVFSPNVYPMNPSWYTGKMPLEWYKHEHPADPMLAEQEDAGAGDEKSEAVGH, encoded by the coding sequence ATGCCGGATGAAAATACAAGACAGATTGCCCGTGGCAAGGGGCTCTGGGTGTTGTTACTTGCAATTATTTTGATGCCGATATTATCACTGGCTCAAACCGGGGCGCCCTCAAATGAGGATTGCCTTACCTGTCACGACCAGTCATCTGGCGAGGCGGCGCCGACTTTTGACAGCGCGCTCTCGACGTCAGAGCACAAAGGTTTCAATTGCGTTGATTGTCATGCCGATATAACGGAAGTTCCTCATCCTGAAAAACTGCAGAAAGTTGATTGCGGCACCTGCCATAGCAGTGAAGCGGAAATTTACAAATATCATGGAAGGCTGGAAGTGCCTGATGGTGAGGATATACCTGGTTGCGCTGATTGTCACGGCAGACATGATATTTTGAAATCGACCGAGCGGCATTCGCGGGTCAATCCGCAAAATCTTCCGGGAACATGTGGCAACTGCCATGAAAACCTGGATCTGATAAGAAAGCATGAGATTCTGTATGGTGATGCCGTGCGAGTGTACGGCGGGTCAGTTCATGGAAAAGCCTCGCGGGGCGGGGTCTATTCTGCCGCTACCTGCAACGACTGCCATTCGGCAAACGGGACAGCGCACAAGATTTTGGCGCCGAACAATCCGGAATCGCCGATAAATCATTTTAACATTCCTAAGACCTGCGGGCAGTGCCATCGCAATATCGAAAACGACTACTGGGAAGGGATTCATGGCAAGCTGGTGGCGCGGGGCCAGACCGATGCCCCGGTCTGCACCAAGTGCCACGGCGAGCACGGAATTATCGCGCCCAGCGACCCTCGTTCGCCGGTCAGCCCGGTGCGACTGGCAGAGGCAACCTGCTCCCCCTGTCATGAATCAGCATATCTCAATGAGAAGTACGGCATACCTACGGGACGTCTCCGTTCATTTGTCGATAGTTATCATGGATTGAAGAGCAAGGCGGGGGATTTGACTGTCGCCAATTGCGCCTCCTGTCACGGCGCCCACCGGATACTTCCCCACACCGACCCGACCTCTTCTATTCATCCCGCCAATCTTCAAGCGACCTGCGGAGAATGCCACCCCAAGATTAGCGCCGAGATGGCCAAAGCGCCGATTCATGGCACGCCGGGAATTTCCCAGACACCGGTAGCGCGAGTGGTCGGCAATTTCTATATCGTTGTTATCGTGCTGATAATAGGGGCGATGATAATTCACTGGCTGATTGACCTGCGCAAGCAGATTAAAAACGTCGTTCTCAAGCCACAGATTCGGAGAATGACCACCAACGAGGTGCTGCAGCATACCTTCCTGATGATTACATTTATCGCCCTGGTGGTTACAGGATTCTCTCTGCGGTATTCCGAATCATGGTGGGTGCAGCTTCTGTTTGGAAGGGAGAAAGGATTTTTCCTTCGGGGGATAATTCATAGAGTCTCGGCTGTTCTGTTTATAATTTCAGTCGTCTGGCATCTGCTTTATCTGTTCTCCCCGCGCGGCCGGCAGTTTTTCCGGGATATTTTCCCGGTCAAAGAAGACTTTCGCCAGTTCTTCCAGATGATAAAGTATAACCTGGGAATAAAGGGGGTAGAAAAACCGGCGTTTGGGCGGTTCAGTTATATTGAGAAGGCGGAGTACTGGGCGCTGGTCTGGGGAACGGTCATTATGATAATCAGCGGATTTTTCCTCTGGTTCGACAATATTGCGGTGCAATGGTTCCCCAAGGGATTTCTGGATGTGATGCTGGTGATTCATTTCTATGAAGCCTGGCTGGCGACCCTGGCGATATTAATATGGCATATGTATTCGACAGTATTCAGCCCAAACGTTTACCCGATGAATCCGTCGTGGTACACCGGAAAGATGCCGCTGGAGTGGTACAAGCATGAGCATCCGGCTGACCCAATGCTTGCAGAACAAGAAGACGCAGGCGCGGGTGACGAAAAATCGGAAGCGGTTGGCCATTAG